ATCAGATGTTTGAGAAGCTGAAAATTTGGCTTTATTGAGAACAAAAAGATATGCAATGATAATCTGAACTATTTCAAGACCATTTTCATACAACTCAATCAAGAGGAAGTCAAAAACAGATTTTCCAAAAATCAATTTACCAGAGCATAATTATTGCATTAGTGCaaacagaaaaatgaaaataacaaacAGAAGCACTTCAATCAGAAGATAATTCAGCTGAAGAGACAGAAGCATATGCTTAATATTGCTATTAATTAATGTGATATTATAATGCTTTTACAAAAACATATTCATGACTATCTATGAGATAATTTGGGCAGCTATATCACCTATGTAACAATGGAAACAATGCTACAACTTGCAGTATTTGAAGGACAAATTTCAAAGAATACAATAGGTTGACTAAACAAATATGTATATTACATACCTTATCATTCAGTACTACTAATATAAAGATTTTGAAATCATATCCACTTTCCCTTGAATCCATGAAATTAAAAATTTTGGGATGTCAAGTGGCCGAGACCTGAGAGCACGTATACGAGGGAGTATTTATTCTCATCTTCCCCGTGAATTTACCAGCTGAGAAAAAACAGCACTATTAGCATCATTCCTTGCATCATCATCTGTTTTTGAGTTAATCCCTTCAATCTTGCTAACACTCTTGTCGAATGGCTCGACTGGTGTTAATGGTATACCAGGTATATGGTTTGTACTGTTATCATTGGTCTCTGCTAGTGCTGATGAGGCTTCTTCAAGTTGAAGTGCATATTCTAAGTTCCACAGCACATCCCCCATCGAAGGTCTATCAACTCCGTGCTCAGCCAAACACTTTTCAGctgtctccccgaactttttcaggGAGGCTGGAttcaccttcccctcgaggtttgTGTCCATTATCCGATCCAACATGCCTTTCTTTTGCCAAATCATAGCCCACTCGGCTATATTAACTTGCTCGCGTGGGAGCACTGGATTTAATGCAGGTCTAGTGCAGAGAACTTCCATTAGGACAACACCAAATGAATAAACATCTGATTTCTCTGTAAGCTGCTGCCTCCTGAAGTATTCAGGATCAAGGTATCCAAAACTACCCTTAACGGCGGTGCTGACGTGTGTCTGATCAAGAGCCGGTCCAGCTTTAGAAAGACCAAAATCAGCAACTTTAGCTACAAAATTCTCATCCAAGAGTATGTTGGTAGTTTTGACATCGCGGTGAATGATGCTCTGAGCTGCACCAGTGTGGAGATAATGCAGCCCCTTGGCAGCACCGATACAAATCTCAAGACGTCGCTTCCACGAGAGAGGTGGGAGATCCGTTCCATAAAGATGACTTCGGAGAGGACCATTTGCCATATATTCATAAACCAGAATCATTTCTGACATTTCATCACAATAACCAATCAAAGACACAAGGTGACGATGGCGAAGCTTGGATAACATTTCAATCTCAGTTTGAAATTCAGCTAAACCTTGTTCAGATCCTTGTTTTCCTCTTTTAATAGCAAGTCTAGTCCCATCTTCTAGTGTTCCTTTATAGACCCTACCAAAACCACCAACACCAAGAAGCAAGCTTTCATCAAATTTGTTAGTTGCATCCAATATTTCTTGGAAACTAAAGAATCGTCCAACGTTTGGTGAAGCCAAGGAGATGCAGCTTGCTCGAGAAATTGTAGACATTTTCGTCAAAGTTAAAGAGTTTCCATACAAGGGAGGAAGCCACGAGTGCCTGTGGTTGGAATTCTTTGATCTCCGGGCTATAAAGAAGCAACAACACAACCCGATAAACGCCAATGCAGCTGATGCTCCTAAGGCAAAACCAAGAATGATACCTATCTTGCTCTTTTTGTGAGGCAACACAAGAAAAGTCTCAACAGATTGAACCCCATTAAAGCTTCTGGCTTCGTTGCTAATCTTCATGATTTCAAGTCCGTTCATAATTGCATTTATATAATCAGCACTCGTGTCTGGACCAACACTAACTTTTAGCATACTTGAATTCACCGAGGAATTACAGACGAAATCTTTGTATAAAGGTACGTCCAAATTACCAGCTAAGTTTGACAAGTCTATGTCCAATAGAGCAATGTCATCATTAACATATAAGTTGAACAGAAGAGCGTTCAAAGATTCGCTCACAATATCACAAAAATGTACGCGGATGAAGTACATGAAGTTCGGATCAACTGTGAAGATCCACGTGATGTTAAAATTCACATCAGGTACATTTGCTTCTCCCATTGTTTCAGCAGTAGCGTAAACCCAATTTGGTGCTATTTCAGGAGTCATAGTAGCCGGATATTTTATACTTGACGGACTAACTGAAGCATTTACTGCAGAGCTGTTAATGTGCAGGTACTTCGCGTCATTCTCCCACTTTCTCCCCAATGTGTCATTCTGAGCAGTGAGCTGAGGACCTCCCATATTTAGACGATAAACAGTTTCAAGGGCTAGTTCTGAAAGACCATTAAAAGGCGCTAAGGGAGATAAAGCGACTGCTTGATCTGGAATCAACTCATCAGGGACGGACACAACTTCAATGGCGTTTATAAATGCAACGGAATTGTTTGAAGGGATTAAAGCAAGAGTCAAGCTATCCGAATTGACGTTGATGGCATATTCCTTAAAGAGGTATGAACCATTATAACTCTTGAAACTGAAGTTATTCAACAGAACAAAATTTTCTGTGACAATCGTCATTGAGGCAGACTTTAAGTTGTGGCCAGGAAGAGGATAGAAATAGAGACGAACCCAATGTCGTCCTTCTTGCTTTATATCAAACTTGTAAAATATCGTCCTATAGAAAATTCTTGCAGAGTGATAGATCGAAGACGGAGAACTAGAATTGGACGTGGCAGCAATAGAATTTTCGTTACTCTCTAAAGAAACTGAAGAATGGAGTGAATCAGGAACATATGTTTGGCCAATATAAGTCACATTTTGTGAAGATCCACAAACAAGCAAGTAGTTATCAGTAGGAGTAAAGGAAGCGTTAGAACCCTGAGTCAAAAAACTTGACACTACTAATGCTAGAACCAAAGGAATCAAATGCACCATTCTCAAATTCATTATCCTAAAGAGCCAATTGCTATACACTAAACTCCTATTCTCCCAAAAAATTAGCACTCCAAAGGCCACCTAAGTACTATTGAGAATCAACAATTCTAGCATTGTAGATCTTACTTATCTATCTAGAGAAAACACAACAAAAAAATCGTGAAATAGAAAAAAGCTTTCTTGACTGACAAAACACAAGAAACTACCAATAAACTATGGCTACCACCAAAGTCAGAAAAAATAGTGTTAAGACAAGAACTGAGTTTTTCCACTACCTGTAGCTTTTCCCCCTAAAGCTAACAACTTTCCTCAAACTGCAAATTGGAAATGCCGGCTTTGGCTTTGGTCTAGCGGTAAGAACACGTGACGTGTGGCTTAGGTGAATGTCACAAGTTCAAACCCTGCGGCAAAGAGAGGTATTTAAGTAGAGAAGGGCACAGGAACGTGTCTATTATCCACTAATTTTCAAACCGTACACTACTACTTGCGATTTCTTGATTatatattaaagaaaaaaaaatactgcAGATTGGAAATGTGGGTATGAACCAGAAGAATTAAAGCAAGAGAATAAAGGTTACCTCAATGCAACATTGAAAATATACAAGGAGAGTTTTTTAGTGCAACTATATGCCATGAAAACTTGCATCTTTAGAAATTATTACAATGAAAACAGAATAAAGAAGAGTTTTTTTAGTGGGAACTCAACTCCACAGCTAGCTCTTAACAAGATGTGGATTAGACTGTTACTTTACATTTACAAGGATAGCAAATGGAAATTAAGGGACCCACAAGAATGAATTTTGCAAGCCCCACTCCATGTCCTATTGCAACAGCTGTTTTCAAGAAGCAATAGTGAATTGATTGTGATAGTATATCTTTTAGAAAGGAATGTTATAGCAGAAAGCACCATTAAAATTCTGCAAATGATCATTAAAACTAATGTACTTTTATGATAATAGTACATTAGTTTTAATTTAATGATACAAATAGCATGCTATATGCTCTAGCGGAGAAGCTAGTAATTTCCCTTAGCGTGTTCAAACGTGAAAGAAGTAAAAACAATCCCGACAAagagtattcaatatattttatatacctctaaaacttaatattttacatgtatatacagtgtaattttccgaCAGAGTATAGCTTCGCGCCTGATGTGCTCGTAAATTCACATGCAAAGCCTAATTAAATACTCCTATCCCAATTTATATGATGGTATTTGAACCCGAAGTTTCAAAAATTACAGTGTgaaataagtcataaatatttatGTGTagctataaatcatctcattaaaataaaatgagtattttaaaattaagttATTACTAATATAAAAATGCGTCGTTAAGCGGACAATTGTTAATGGCTTTGCTTTGTGGGTCTACTGTAGCGGTTAATAATCATATGATATTTAGAACTTTTTGGCACGTAAATTCGTGCCATATCCGGAGTTTCTTCGTTCGGAAGTCCGAACTCAAACCCAAAACCTCTAATCAAAAGTGacgaacaatataaataaaaaataaagagtgaataattttacaaatttaaattcttaaaagTTGAGAAGGTTGTATAACGATCAAATAATGTAATTCATTTTGTAACAGTCCAAGATGGAAAGATTGTCATACAATAAAAATGGAAGGAGTATTATTTTTTCAATAAAACAACATAtgaattaggggtgtacatggacggGGTTgattcggtttttatcaaaactaagttaaaccaactatatcggtttggattggttcggttttatcggggttttcagatttttttgttacatgaatatttttcaatcttactttgttaaagttatagataaagttttaataactgaatatatgtttagtaaaaatttaaaaaactgaCAAACacatgatctattaaaatattcttatgggagaatttttttagtaacacatgatagtaattttcttagttgtctaacaataattttttgttAATGTACGCTTTAAAAgttaaccgaatttaataattaaacataaaaatcaagatGATTCCTAAGTAATGATatattctatttaattttaaattatcgaaataccatttcaaatttttaaaaagatataagaaatcttgacatatgaatatggaagagcATAGAGACgattgacgcatttcaataacacttgataagaaagtaatacaacccattatttataGTAAATAAAAAAGAATGCACTTCAcagttctattaaatattacatcccatgaGAAGATCTCAAATATTTGtacacatttttttaaaaagaaaattcaatataaaatcataaaattatatatttatatgtcggtttggttcatttttttactcaatacctaACAAAATCAAGCCAAACCTAATCGAATTTTTTAATcagtttggtttgacttttcggtttgatgtgatttttcggttcggtttgaacacccctaatataaataatgaaatatATGCGCACTAATTTAGTTTaaagttatatatataaaataacatATTTAAATACAAATTAACCAattcctcaaaaagaaaatcttattatttaataattagaatattttttttaccaTTCTTGCAAGGCCTAATTGTTTGTTATAAGCTACAGTTAAGCCATCTACTTCGTCCATAGGTTAAATCTCTTTGAGAGTTGAAAACATTTCTTATCTCATCTGCCTCATACTATAAAAAGAAAACCTATTATTccataaaatgaaataaaataattttttatctgtcactaaaaaagaagaaaataaattacGTCTCCATAAGGAAACTCATTAAGTAGGTCTTTCGGGTTGTCTTTTAAGTACCGGCAAAGTTGTATGGAAGACCTTTCAACGCCCCGTTCAAACAAATAGCTTTGATACAAACAAAAGTCGGGTTGGTTCacatttttcaattatcaaaccaaaccaatagtgtcaggtttttaaatttataaaccaaactaaaccaacaaagtcgggtttttcaatctcaaTATTTCTCGGTTTTTTTCGGGTTTCCGGTTTTTTTCCTGGTaaaatcttcatagcataaaatatgtaacttgtgctccaaatatttcttaagtcctagtaaaatataactatataatgtgttttctaagaaactaacacaataatatgagataagtcatagcattatatTAAACTAttcaataataaagataaaataataaaattacataaagcaaatattgctaattaataagccataatgaaaattaacataatctaaaaatactatataggtcatgctaaaataagtatagctaataagtactaatattaattacataactaagcactaaaggaaaagataaactaagttatgtatttttattttaaaccaatataaaactaaaataattattcaaCACTTTCGTCAtttctagtattgaattgaatttcttttgttagcattagtattgatttgaactttgtttgaattactacatttatggactataaaatttatttactattcaagaatgttaagtctaaaTTTGAAATactacgttaaaagataaaactgtgaaaaagtttaagaaatatttataaattacattacaataaatatttatatgtataaaatatttttaaaaattatataaatgtactggcggattggtttggtttcggtttgactttttttaattaaaaccaaaccaaaccaattatggtcggattttattttccaataccaaaccacatcggatttttttttccggtttgactcgaattatgAATTTGGTGGTATttatcggttttctttgtacaccccttaCGCGGAAGTTCATAGATACACTGAGATCACGAAACTTAAACCCTTTCTATTATCTACCGCACAAATGCACATGGCCACCGACAATAGCAGTCCCCATCTGCTTCCTTTTGTATATTTCTgtgatctttttcttttataataattttattattttcgaaagTATTTAAGGAGGAAAAGCCTATAGGCAAAGATAATTATGTCGTCCGCCAAAATATTTTAACATCAGAATTGAATACTGTGGTCGTTTacgcataagtcaatatccggtcaatttttccaatttaagttttcaattaagcgattaagtatctcatttcaccccgaaattcttccggacccgaaccaactaactcggtaagtcataaaataactgtaaaacATAACTTAAACAGTAAATAGAAAACGGGATTATAATATTCAAAAGGACTGACCGAATCGTTACATCATCACCAGCTCAAACGTCACAAAGACGAACCAGCCACTTTATATATACCGAAGGCCTTATGAATCTAAGATTCTCATCATCACTATTCAATAATCAGGATCGTAGTACAAAAGTCGATTTACTTAATTTTCTATGTGAATTTGGACAAAATGTTTTTaagtttcttaatttttttttgtacatCTGGCAATAAATAAGTACTTAATTAATGAGAAGCCATAATAGTTACTAAttactattttaaaatatttaaaagatattttaaaaaaatcacagtccaagaataatattttttaacTCAATTAATAGAAATGTCacataaaatgaaatagaggCGTAATAGATTAGTAAAAGATGTTTTGATCCCGAAAAGTAATTTGACTCATGATGATAACAAGTTCAATATCtcttattatatatatgtatttcatCGTAAGTCCTAAATTCACGAAGTGAAATGTTGGAACAATAGTAAAGTTGTTTTGGTGGAAGTAACGGTAAAGTTATCTTGAACGATGGTAAAATTGTTCGAGCTGTTTAATCACCTATTTATATTTACGGTATGATAGCCTACGTACATCACTCATTTTGAGGTACAATCCTTTCCcggtgtgagcacctaatttgtTATCGTGTTTGAATATTTTCCGCTCTCATCTTCCCAAGCGTGTCCCCATTCTTTGTCCCCCACACCTTATCCCCACTCTACTTTCCCTTGTCCCCTACGCTTgccccccatgcttgtcccccataCTTTGTCCCCCACTCACAAACCCCATACCCTATTTTTCAGCCATTAAAACACACATAACACACCAAAAAAAAAGGAGGGAACAAAAAAAGAACGGATCTCTCCCTTTTTACACAAAACAATTCCTAGCTATCACCCAATCCTAGTTGGCTCCCTCCAACCTGCTTACCCTCCACACACTCGCTTCTCTCAACTCACTCCTATAGACACACACACTCTATGACACTTAGAGGAGACATCCTTTGCACTCTAAGAAAGAACACAACTCGAGAGAAAAAAGGGTCAGAATGTTTGAGAGCTAAAGATAAAATTTCAAGAGTCTTTTACTTGTAAAATTTTccagaaaaaaaaagggggggggggggggagggggaagaAGGTTTCTGTCTAGCTTAAACGCTTGCATTTCAGTTTGAAGTATTAATTCTTGGAATtttattttgctatttttctacTGGATTTCTCTGAGTTTTGCCGGGTTTGTTCACTGCTGCTGCGGTTTACTTATTGTTGTCCGTTCTCGAATTTTCGCAAGTTAGCTTTGAGTCAAAGTTGAACTTCATAGCTCGTCGTCTCACATTCTGCACCTTAGGTACCCTTTGGAACTCTATCTATGTAGCTTTTATATAAGTGAATGATAAAAAAAGAAGATATTTTGAGTTTATTCTGATTGTTTGGCATGTTTTTAATGTTAGTTTGTTTCCTTTCTTTCGTGAAAGTCATGTCCATGTTTAGATCTCCGGTCAACTAGTTTAAACTTCAAAAGTAATCTCAgttataaaaaatatttctttgtaTAGACTATTTTGAATAGTTAAAGCTCAACTTTCTTGAGGCACGAGCATAGCTAAAATAGTGagcagtaaaaaaaaattaatttactcGCTTaaagtcttttctttcttttggtttttaTTCTTGTCATTGTTATGTTGATGCCTATTTTTGGATACTGCATTGACATGAGCTTACCATTGTTAAATTCTTGAAAAACTGATAGAATATATATATTCTTTCATATGGTCAATCCAATAAAATGCACCGGTAATTGCTTTGTCTGATAGTTTCAAAACAGGATTAACATTTGCAACCTATAATTAGTTTTCCCTCTTTTTAAGTTTGCATTAATATGGACATGTGTAGAGATGGGTATGCTTATTATTAGATTTTTGTTAAGTTTTACGGTTTGGTAAAAAATGTGAAATATTGTTGGGATATAATTGATATGGTTGGGTTGAGAAATAAGATTGGAACCTAGGGCAACTAAGTCATTGGGCCATGTGGTCACAAAGTGAATAAATGGGTCAAATAAACTTGATTCTTTCGGGTAAAACATACAAACTCTATAGGTTGGCCCAGTTGTTGTATATTAACTTAGTCAAATAAGCTCATCAAAAAATTTGTTTGGTTTTCCTTTATAATACTAAGTAAATTAGTAGCTTGATcacttttttaattaatttaaacgctaGGCAATTAGTAGGCGCGCTTTAACTTTTTCATtcacggattcgcttgcgtagcatgATGTTTAACATTCAATAATTTAATTCAATAACAtcatactatatgtatagctttaattaatttctaatcATTTTGCCATACTCTcagattcgcttgcgtagcgcgatagtaactttttttataattttcaaaaattaataattttctcAAGCACAAATGTAGTAATTTCTCAAAAGAGTATAAATATTTGGTTGTCATGATTTCGGATTCGCTTACGAGGCGCGATTATGATAAGTTAATTGATTTTGTCTCGATCACACATTCCTTTGCGAGGCGTGGTTATGACAACGTAttattcaaattattttttaaagtaaTTTTAATGATTGAAAGCAgatagataaaatatgaaaaccaataaatcacagtttatccaaaaataatataagtcaaatatagtcaataaagcgaccgtgctagagccACGAGACTCGGAGAGTGCTTTACACCTTCTCCCCAGTCAACAGAATTCCTCacccggactttatttttgcagaccaataataatatagtcaaacattcctttgactagggattcaaataaaatgtgacttggaacaccccaaaactcaattccaagtggcgactctgtaagtaaaataatccctactcaagtttgtcactttaattagaaaaactctttaacccaatCCATATGACATATATATCTTTTGGGGGTAGAAAAAgagtgtgatagctctggcgactctgctggggacttcaagaattcgagcttgtacttTGACTTTATTTggttttattaatttttgtatatattgtgatttatttgggcctaatgtgttgcTTGTCGagtttttaccgttttgatattgttgaactgtacatataaattgtatcttctctcgcatccctctgagtcttctgataattagttatgttgtgtttgcctaccaacatcacaaaatttctgtcttgagataaagtcagttagcctaccagcttctggtgaaggatttagtcacacgtgtttaggcgggagagccgttagctagccagtgttgttctactactggtgacgcttgacgctcctcggctcgggttgtccgcccgggtaagccaggtctagataccatctcctttaggatttacaaacttagaagaacaagccacaagcaatgaatatccctagtaggctacgctttatttgcatcatgtgcatttgacttagcagcgcTCGACACAGAGGTCGAGTTCTGTTTTAAGACAGGctttgttgagaccattatgtcatgttacgtgctacttgttgcaatatttgggaggcttgcatgtcgaCTGACTTTAGCATATATCAGTTGAACGAAGAGAGAAAAAATGATGTGGTTTAGTGCATATgatttttaaagattaatttt
The nucleotide sequence above comes from Nicotiana tabacum cultivar K326 chromosome 12, ASM71507v2, whole genome shotgun sequence. Encoded proteins:
- the LOC107781692 gene encoding receptor-like protein kinase THESEUS 1 isoform X1, which encodes MNLRMVHLIPLVLALVVSSFLTQGSNASFTPTDNYLLVCGSSQNVTYIGQTYVPDSLHSSVSLESNENSIAATSNSSSPSSIYHSARIFYRTIFYKFDIKQEGRHWVRLYFYPLPGHNLKSASMTIVTENFVLLNNFSFKSYNGSYLFKEYAINVNSDSLTLALIPSNNSVAFINAIEVVSVPDELIPDQAVALSPLAPFNGLSELALETVYRLNMGGPQLTAQNDTLGRKWENDAKYLHINSSAVNASVSPSSIKYPATMTPEIAPNWVYATAETMGEANVPDVNFNITWIFTVDPNFMYFIRVHFCDIVSESLNALLFNLYVNDDIALLDIDLSNLAGNLDVPLYKDFVCNSSVNSSMLKVSVGPDTSADYINAIMNGLEIMKISNEARSFNGVQSVETFLVLPHKKSKIGIILGFALGASAALAFIGLCCCFFIARRSKNSNHRHSWLPPLYGNSLTLTKMSTISRASCISLASPNVGRFFSFQEILDATNKFDESLLLGVGGFGRVYKGTLEDGTRLAIKRGKQGSEQGLAEFQTEIEMLSKLRHRHLVSLIGYCDEMSEMILVYEYMANGPLRSHLYGTDLPPLSWKRRLEICIGAAKGLHYLHTGAAQSIIHRDVKTTNILLDENFVAKVADFGLSKAGPALDQTHVSTAVKGSFGYLDPEYFRRQQLTEKSDVYSFGVVLMEVLCTRPALNPVLPREQVNIAEWAMIWQKKGMLDRIMDTNLEGKVNPASLKKFGETAEKCLAEHGVDRPSMGDVLWNLEYALQLEEASSALAETNDNSTNHIPGIPLTPVEPFDKSVSKIEGINSKTDDDARNDANSAVFSQLVNSRGR
- the LOC107781692 gene encoding receptor-like protein kinase THESEUS 1 isoform X2, which gives rise to MTIVTENFVLLNNFSFKSYNGSYLFKEYAINVNSDSLTLALIPSNNSVAFINAIEVVSVPDELIPDQAVALSPLAPFNGLSELALETVYRLNMGGPQLTAQNDTLGRKWENDAKYLHINSSAVNASVSPSSIKYPATMTPEIAPNWVYATAETMGEANVPDVNFNITWIFTVDPNFMYFIRVHFCDIVSESLNALLFNLYVNDDIALLDIDLSNLAGNLDVPLYKDFVCNSSVNSSMLKVSVGPDTSADYINAIMNGLEIMKISNEARSFNGVQSVETFLVLPHKKSKIGIILGFALGASAALAFIGLCCCFFIARRSKNSNHRHSWLPPLYGNSLTLTKMSTISRASCISLASPNVGRFFSFQEILDATNKFDESLLLGVGGFGRVYKGTLEDGTRLAIKRGKQGSEQGLAEFQTEIEMLSKLRHRHLVSLIGYCDEMSEMILVYEYMANGPLRSHLYGTDLPPLSWKRRLEICIGAAKGLHYLHTGAAQSIIHRDVKTTNILLDENFVAKVADFGLSKAGPALDQTHVSTAVKGSFGYLDPEYFRRQQLTEKSDVYSFGVVLMEVLCTRPALNPVLPREQVNIAEWAMIWQKKGMLDRIMDTNLEGKVNPASLKKFGETAEKCLAEHGVDRPSMGDVLWNLEYALQLEEASSALAETNDNSTNHIPGIPLTPVEPFDKSVSKIEGINSKTDDDARNDANSAVFSQLVNSRGR